The sequence TGGCGGCCATCCGCCGCGACCTGCGCGAGACCCGCCTGGTGACGCTCACCGGACCCGGCGGCTCCGGAAAGACCCGCCTCGCCGAGGAGGCCGCCGCCGCCCACCCCTCGGCCTGGCTGGTGGAGCTGGCGCCGCTGGAGAGGCCGGAGGCGGTCCCCGCCGCCGTGGTCAGCGCGCTCGGCCTGCGCGAGACGGTGCTGCTGGCCAACGAGCTGGGCACCCCGCAGACCGACCCCACGGCCCTGCTGATCGAGTACTGCGCCCCGCGCGCCCACCTCCTGGTCCTCGACAACTGCGAACACGTCATCGGCGCCGCCGCCGCCCTCGCCGAGACCCTCCTCACCCGCTGCCCGGGGCTCACGATCCTCGCCACCAGCCGGGAACCGCTGGGCGTGCCCGGAGAGTCGGTGCGCCCGGTCGAGCCGCTCGTCCCGGAGCAGGCGCACCGCCTCTTCGCCGAGCGCGCGCGGACCGTCCGCCCGGACGCGGACGCGGTGCTCGGCGACACCGAGGCCGTCGCGGAGATCTGCCGCCGCCTGGACGGGCTGCCGCTCGCCATCGAGCTGGCCGCCGCCCGGCTCCGGCTGCTGACCCCGCGGCAGATCGCCGACCGCCTGGACGACCGCTTCCGCCTGCTCACCTCCGGCAGCCGCACCGTCCTGCCCCGCCAGCAGACCCTGCGCGCGGTCGTCGACTGGTCCTGGGAGCTGCTGGAGGAGGACGAGCGGACGGTGCTGCGCGAGGTGTCGGTGTTCGCCGGCGGCTGGGACCTCGCGGCGGCCGAGGCCGTGTGCACCGGTCCCGCGGCGGACCTGCTCGGCGCGCTGGTCGACAAGTCCCTCGTGGTCGCCGCCCCGTACGACCCGGACGGCACCGGGACCGGGACCGGCATGCGCTACCGCATGCTGGAGACCATCCACGAGTACGCCACCGAGCGCGCCGCCGAGGTCCCCGGACTGCGCGCGGCGGCCGAGCGCCGCCACCGTGCCTGGGTGCGCGCGCTGGTGGAGGAGGCCGAGCCGCAGCTGCGGTCGGCGGCCCAACTGCCCTGGTTCACCCGCCTGGAGACCGAGCTGGACAACATCCGCGCCGCCCTGGACCGCGCGGTCCGCGCGGGCGACGAGGCCGGAGCGGGCGCCCTGGTGCTGGCCATCGGCTGGTTCTGGTGGCTGCGCAGCCACCGCCAGGAGGCGGTGGCCTGGGTGCGGCTGGTGCTCCGCCTGGGCGCCGCCCTGGACACCCTGCCGGCGGACGCGCCGCCCGGCGAGCTGGTGGCCCGCGTGGAGTCCGCCGACCCGGTGGGCGCCTTCCTCGCCGAGCCCGCCGGCCACGCCGGCCACCCGCTGGCCGAGCTGCGGACCGACCTGCGCATGCTCGACCTGTTCCTGACCTCCGAGTCGAGCGCCGACCACCTCGCGGGCGACGAGCGGACCCCGGAGTACGTGGCGCGCGTGCGGGCCGCCTACGAGCGCGGCGGCCCCGCGGCCGCCCGCTTCCCGGGCATCCTCTGGCCGCTGACCACCTACTACCTGGGCAGCCCCGCCGACGTCCGCCCGAGCCTGTCGGAGTCCGTCGCCAACGCCCGCGAGTACGGCGGCGACTGGGAGATCGCGGTCGCCCTGATGTACCGCGCGCATGTGGCCGTCGACTCCTCGGGCAACCTCCAGGGCGTGGACGAGGACCTGGCCGAGCTGCGGCGACTCGGCCGGCGCGTCGGCGACCGCTGGACGGGCGCCCAGGTGTGCAGCGCGGCCGGCGAGGCGGCCATGGCGCGCGGCCGGTTCGACGAGGCACGCGCCGAGTACGCCGAGGCGCTGCGCCTCGCCCACGAGGTCGGCGCGTACGCCGAGGCGCCGTTCCTGATCGCCCGGCTCGCCGAGATCTCCTACCGCTGCGGCGACCGGAACGGCGCGCTGGCGGCCCTGGACGAGGCGGAGTCGGCCGCCGACCGGTACGCGGTGCCGGAATCCCGGGCCTTCGTGCTGCTGCTGCGCGCCCACCTCGCCCTGAGCGACGGCGACACCGGCCGCGCCCGCGCGCTGTACGAGGCGTCCCGCGCGCTGGTCGGGAACGGCGGCACCGCGCCCCCGCAGTTCCTGGCGGCCCAGCGCATGGTCGAGGCGTACGTCGTCGCCGACGAGTCCGGCACGGCCGAGGGGCTGCGCATCCTGGCGACGGCCCTGCGCGAGGCCGTGGACAGCCGCTGCGCCGAGGCGGTCACGGCCGGCCTGGTGGACGCGGCGGCCTGTCTGCTGGCCCGGAGCGGCGATCTGCCGGGCGCCGTCCGGCTGTTCACCGCCGCCGACGGCTGGCGCGAGGGCATCCCCCGGCCCGCGCCGGAGCGCGGCGAGGCCGCCCGGGCGCACGCCGACGCCCGCGCGGCCCTCCCGCCCGACCGCTACGCCGCCGAGTGCGCCCGCGGCGCCTCCATGGGCGTGGCGGACGTCCTGCGGGACCTGGCGGCGGTGCCGGCGGCGAGCCGTACGGCCGGCGCGTGAACGGGCCTACCGGCAGGTGAACCGGGACTCCGCCCAGTCCGCCGGCGCCACCCGGCCGGGACCGTGGTCGCGCGGCTCCACCACCAGCCGTACGGTCCGGCGCCCGGTGAGGTCCACATGCACGGGGACGGCCGGGTCACCGCCCTCGACCATGCCGGAGCGCCACAGCGGCACCCCGTCGGCGTGGACGGAGAAGTAGACCCTGCCGAGCCCGAGGGCCATGTCGTCCACGCCGGCCCGCGCGTCGTAGGCGGTGCACGGCCGGTTGAGGTCGATGGTGACGGAGGACTCGCCGTGCACGGTGACTCCGTGCGCGTACGTCCTGCCGCCGATCGTCAGGCCGTACCGCTGCCACACCCAGCTGCTCCCGCCCAGCCTGATCTCGGGCTCGGTGCCGTCACCGGTGGCGTCGAAGCGCAGCGCGCTCAACTCGTAGACGGCGGGTGCGGGCGGCGGGGTCGGGGTCGGCGTCGGGGTCGGCCTGGGCTTCGGCTTCGGCTTCGGCTTCGGCGGCGGAGTGGACGTCGGCGTCGGGGTCGGCGTCGGTGTGGGCCTGGGGCGCGGCTTCGGCGGGGGAGAGGGCGTGGGCGTCGGCGTGGGCGTGGCCGGAAGCGGTGCGGGGGCGACGGCCGCCGGCTTCGGCGAGGGCTCGGGCCGGGGCCTTGGAGGAGCGGGCACGGGCGCCGGCGTCCCGGGGCGTACGACCGGAGCGGACGGGGACGGCCGGGCGACGGCCTCCTTCGCCGGGCGGTCGTCGTTCACCAGGGCCAGCGCGACCGCGGCGACGGCCACCGCGACCACTCCTGCCGCGATACCGGCCTTCACCGGCGCCCCGAGCCCCTCGGAAACCGCGGCCCCGCCGGCCCCGGACGAGCCGGTGGCCGCGGCGGCGGCCCCGGCCGCCCCGGCCCCGGCGCCGCCCGCCACGATCCCGAGCGCCTTGGCGTACCCGGCGGCCCCGAACCAGCCGATGACCGCGACCGGGACGACCGCGGGGATCCCGCTCGCGACCTCCTCGATCTGCGCCGCGGCCAGCCGGCACCGGGCGCACTCCGCGAGGTGCTCGCGCAGGCCCCGCTCGGCCCGTACGCGCAGTTTGCGGCGGGCGTAGGTGCCGAGCTGGTCGGCGTAGCGGGCGCACTCCTCGTCGGCGGTGAGCGCGGTGCTGACGTGGGCCTGGAGATAGGCCTGCTTCAGCCCCTCCCGGGCGCGGCTGGCGAGCACCCGGGTGCCGTTGGCGTCCAGCCCGAACAGGACGGCCACCTCGCTCGGGGACTCGTCCTCCACCTCGGTGTGCCACAGCACGGCCTGCCAGCGCTCGGGCAGGGAGCGGAACGCGCGCATGGCCAGGGACTGCTCGGCCTCGTGCAGGGCGCGTACGTCCGCGCCCGGATCGCCCGGGCCGGCGCCGGACGCCTCCGCGGCCCGCGCGGCCTGCTGGGCGAAGAGCGCGAAGTCGTCGACGAGCTGCTCGCGCCGGGCCGACTTGGCCCAGTGCGCGGCGACGCGTCGTACGGAGGTCAGCAGATAGGCCCGTACGGCGTGCTCGGGCCCGGAGCCGCCGCGCACCGCCTGGAGCATCCGGGCGAACACCTCGGCGGTGAGGTCGTCGGCGGTGTGGCCGTCCCGGCAGCAGGTCCGCGCGTACCGGCGTACCGCGTCGGCGTGCCGCCGGTACAGCTCCTCGTAGGCGAAGTCGTCGCCGGAGCGCATCCGTTCGATCAGCTCACCGTCGGCGGCGGGTATCTCCCGAGGCGGCGGAACACTCCCGTCCCCGGGTCCGCCGCGGAACGAGGCGCGTCCGCCTTGGCCGGGCACGTGCGGCCCGCGCCTCTCCGCGCCCCCGTGTGACTCGTCCCACCCGTCAGCGCTCATCGCGGACAGCTCCCGGCCCCGGCCCAGCCCAACCCGTCACCGGCTCAGAGTGCCACAGCCCTTTTCTCCCGAGCACCCCATCCACTCGTCCGAGCGCACTTGTCCCCGGGCCCCCGAACACCCTTCGAACGGGGACGGCCGGACCGACGGCACCGCTCACCGGGCCGCCGCCGCACGACCCGGCAGCCGCCGACGGCGGACGCGTCCCGCGAGCACCACCCGCGCGACGCGTCCGCCGAGGACGAACCGGGCCGAGCCGGACCTACGCCGGAGCCGGCGCGGGCCGGGACCGGAGCCCTTCCAGCAGGATGTCCAGCAGCCGGGCCGAAGCCGCCGCCTGCTGCGCCGCATCCGGCAGGGACGGCGCCGCCGTGGCGATCACCAGCAGCACATCCCCCACCGACACGTCCGCCCGCAGCTCACCCGCCGACCGGGCCCGCTCCACCAACTGCCCGACCACGTCGAGCAACGCCCCGGCCCCGGCGTCGTCGGCCCCCATCGAGGACTCGTCCGACACCAGCCGCAGCTCACCGCCGCCCGGCTGCACCCGCTGCGGAGGCACCCGGACCGCCTCACCCGGCCCGTCCGAACCGGCGGAACCGACCCGCAGCACCTGCGGCGGCAGCAGCCGTCCCGCGCCCGACGCCACCGACGTCCGCAGGAACCGCGACAGCGCCGACCACGGCTCGTCCTCCTGCCCGAGCGCCGTCCGCGCCTGCTCGGTCAGCCGCGCCGTCTCCTCCTCGGCGATCCGCCGCACCAGCACGTCCTTGCTGGGAAAGCGCCGGTACACCGTGCCGACCCCGACCCGGGCGCGCCGCGCCACGTCCTCCATCGGCGCGCCGTACCCCAGCTCGCCGAACACCTCCCGCGCCGCACGCAGCACGTGCTCCAGGTTGCGCTGCGCGTCCACCCGCAGCGGAGTCGTCCGCACCCCGTCCGCGCGTGGGGTGCCCGCCGCCGTACTCATCGTTCTGCCGCCGGGCGCGATGGCGGCGGCCGATGCCCAATGCGTGTCCTGAACATGCATGTCTTCCCCCGGTAATGACGTCTCCCCCCGGAGACTCTCCCCACCACTGGATACGAAGCGCGCGGATCTGGCATCGGTTCCGACCGGATCCGCCCGTCGCGGACCCGTTCGACCACATTCCCTACACTCCGTCGACACACGAACATAGTTGAGAGGCAGTCAATTCAGAAGGGGCAGGTTCCGTACAGTGCGCCCCCCGATCGGAGTACGGGGCGTGTACGTCCCGATTCCGTCCCATCCCGCCCTCTCCGCCGCCCCCGCTGACCTGCCCCCTTTCGTCCCGCACGGTCGCCGCGGCCGACTCGGCGCACACCCGGCCGCCGGTCACACAAATTGCCGGGCCTGTGGACAAACTCCGGCGCCGGGTGCGTCATGGGATGGTGAAGGAACGTGCGCGCATTCTGGTTGTCGGCGGCGGCTACGTCGGGATGTACACGGCCCTGCGTCTCCAGCGGAAGCTGAAGGCGGAGCTGAGGAGAGGCGAGGCCGACATCACCGTCGTCACTCCCGACCCCTACATGACGTACCAGCCGTTCCTTCCCGAGGCCGCCGCGGGCTCGATCTCGCCGCGCCACGTCGTCGTACCGCTGCGCCGCGTCCTGCACCGGTGTCACGTCGTCATCGGCGAGGTGACCTCCATCGACCACGCGGCGCGCACGGCGGCCGTCAGCACGCTCGCCACCGCCGACGAGGGCAGCTCCGCCGAACTGCTCGGCTACGACGAACTCGTGCTCGCCCCCGGCTCGGTCTCCCGCGCCCTGCCTGTCCCCGGCCTCGCCGAGTACGGCATCGGCTTCAAGACCGTCGAGGAGGCCATCGGCCTGCGCAACCACGTCATCGAACAGATGGACATCGCCTCCTCCACCCGCGACCCCGCGATCCGCGACGCCGCCCTCACCTTCGTCTTCGTCGGCGGCGGCTACGCGGGCGTCGAGGCCCTCGGCGAACTGGAGGACATGGCCCGCTACGCCGCCCGCTACTACCACAACCTCCGCCCCGAGGACATGAAGTGGATCCTCGTCGAGGCCACCGACCGGATCCTGCCGGAGGTCGGCCCGGAGATGGGCC comes from Streptomyces sp. SCL15-4 and encodes:
- a CDS encoding BTAD domain-containing putative transcriptional regulator, yielding MTQAADDRGAPVPIGGRRLRTLVAALALRAGRTVTPGTLIDEIWADDPPQDAPAALQALVGRLRRTLGRDTVTSVQGGYRLEAGKDDVDLHVFERLTRAGTAALAAGDAATAHRVLTEALSLWYGPALADLPDRTAAARPEALRLEAARARAAAALDLGRAQEAVPELRELTAAHPYDEPLRVLLIRALRDTGRTADALAAYESARRTLADALGTDPGRELRELHASLLGEEPPAAAPAPPRPPRRTGNLRPRLTSFVGREPELAAIRRDLRETRLVTLTGPGGSGKTRLAEEAAAAHPSAWLVELAPLERPEAVPAAVVSALGLRETVLLANELGTPQTDPTALLIEYCAPRAHLLVLDNCEHVIGAAAALAETLLTRCPGLTILATSREPLGVPGESVRPVEPLVPEQAHRLFAERARTVRPDADAVLGDTEAVAEICRRLDGLPLAIELAAARLRLLTPRQIADRLDDRFRLLTSGSRTVLPRQQTLRAVVDWSWELLEEDERTVLREVSVFAGGWDLAAAEAVCTGPAADLLGALVDKSLVVAAPYDPDGTGTGTGMRYRMLETIHEYATERAAEVPGLRAAAERRHRAWVRALVEEAEPQLRSAAQLPWFTRLETELDNIRAALDRAVRAGDEAGAGALVLAIGWFWWLRSHRQEAVAWVRLVLRLGAALDTLPADAPPGELVARVESADPVGAFLAEPAGHAGHPLAELRTDLRMLDLFLTSESSADHLAGDERTPEYVARVRAAYERGGPAAARFPGILWPLTTYYLGSPADVRPSLSESVANAREYGGDWEIAVALMYRAHVAVDSSGNLQGVDEDLAELRRLGRRVGDRWTGAQVCSAAGEAAMARGRFDEARAEYAEALRLAHEVGAYAEAPFLIARLAEISYRCGDRNGALAALDEAESAADRYAVPESRAFVLLLRAHLALSDGDTGRARALYEASRALVGNGGTAPPQFLAAQRMVEAYVVADESGTAEGLRILATALREAVDSRCAEAVTAGLVDAAACLLARSGDLPGAVRLFTAADGWREGIPRPAPERGEAARAHADARAALPPDRYAAECARGASMGVADVLRDLAAVPAASRTAGA
- a CDS encoding sigma-70 family RNA polymerase sigma factor, whose translation is MSADGWDESHGGAERRGPHVPGQGGRASFRGGPGDGSVPPPREIPAADGELIERMRSGDDFAYEELYRRHADAVRRYARTCCRDGHTADDLTAEVFARMLQAVRGGSGPEHAVRAYLLTSVRRVAAHWAKSARREQLVDDFALFAQQAARAAEASGAGPGDPGADVRALHEAEQSLAMRAFRSLPERWQAVLWHTEVEDESPSEVAVLFGLDANGTRVLASRAREGLKQAYLQAHVSTALTADEECARYADQLGTYARRKLRVRAERGLREHLAECARCRLAAAQIEEVASGIPAVVPVAVIGWFGAAGYAKALGIVAGGAGAGAAGAAAAATGSSGAGGAAVSEGLGAPVKAGIAAGVVAVAVAAVALALVNDDRPAKEAVARPSPSAPVVRPGTPAPVPAPPRPRPEPSPKPAAVAPAPLPATPTPTPTPSPPPKPRPRPTPTPTPTPTSTPPPKPKPKPKPRPTPTPTPTPPPAPAVYELSALRFDATGDGTEPEIRLGGSSWVWQRYGLTIGGRTYAHGVTVHGESSVTIDLNRPCTAYDARAGVDDMALGLGRVYFSVHADGVPLWRSGMVEGGDPAVPVHVDLTGRRTVRLVVEPRDHGPGRVAPADWAESRFTCR
- a CDS encoding TetR/AcrR family transcriptional regulator — its product is MHVQDTHWASAAAIAPGGRTMSTAAGTPRADGVRTTPLRVDAQRNLEHVLRAAREVFGELGYGAPMEDVARRARVGVGTVYRRFPSKDVLVRRIAEEETARLTEQARTALGQEDEPWSALSRFLRTSVASGAGRLLPPQVLRVGSAGSDGPGEAVRVPPQRVQPGGGELRLVSDESSMGADDAGAGALLDVVGQLVERARSAGELRADVSVGDVLLVIATAAPSLPDAAQQAAASARLLDILLEGLRSRPAPAPA
- a CDS encoding NAD(P)/FAD-dependent oxidoreductase, which codes for MVKERARILVVGGGYVGMYTALRLQRKLKAELRRGEADITVVTPDPYMTYQPFLPEAAAGSISPRHVVVPLRRVLHRCHVVIGEVTSIDHAARTAAVSTLATADEGSSAELLGYDELVLAPGSVSRALPVPGLAEYGIGFKTVEEAIGLRNHVIEQMDIASSTRDPAIRDAALTFVFVGGGYAGVEALGELEDMARYAARYYHNLRPEDMKWILVEATDRILPEVGPEMGRYTVTQLRRRNIQVLLDTRLESCADRVAVLSDGQRFPTRTLVWTAGVKPHPLIAATGLPRTDRGRLRCTAQLTVEGTEHVWAAGDAAAVPDVTAAEPGSDTAPNAQHAVRQARVLGDNIAHALRGEPLETYAHRYAGSVASLGLHKGVAQVYGRELKGYPAWFMHRLYHLSRVPTVNRKARVLAEWTLAGLFKREIVSLGSLEHPRAEFELAAGGKPPHSPSDDPKG